In the genome of Salvia miltiorrhiza cultivar Shanhuang (shh) unplaced genomic scaffold, IMPLAD_Smil_shh fragScaff_scaffold_21, whole genome shotgun sequence, one region contains:
- the LOC131002822 gene encoding uncharacterized protein LOC131002822, translated as MVSLSTHPPPPRVMSKPYQFEMKGPDAALAKMHVGRKKKKVTEVSSDLEVSETVISIPTSPVIPISTSPIRKGNERRRDDDDDAGWASDSIRLTFPFDASACPYRKELGKLLWPEDRNALVGLKSGAPDATVDHIFLGVLHLSERIRELEKSAKQLRTEQVELDGILKSRDEEIARLKVDLQTQLDVGRLSGDQAKTLAKQLEAIYSTILFLTEKLDFVDTEGVSPG; from the exons ATGGTCTCCTTGTCGACTCACCCTCCACCTC CACGTGTCATGTCGAAGCCCTATCAATTTGAGATGAAGGGGCCTGATGCTGCGTTGGCGAAGATGCATGTgggaaggaagaagaagaaggtgacCGAGGTCTCTAGTGATCTCGAAGTTAGCGAGACAGTCATTTCGATCCCCACTTCGCCAGTCATTCCGATCTCTACTTCGCCAATTCGGAAGGGAAATGAAAGAAGGcgcgatgacgatgatgatgctGGTTGGGCTAGTGACTCTATTCGTCTTACCTTCCCGTTTGATGCTTCTGCATGCCCGTACCGTAAGGAGTTGGGCAAGTTACTTTGGCCAGAGGATCGCAATGCCTTGGTTGGATTGAAGTCTGGCGCCCCTGATGCCACTGTCGACCATATCTTTCTG GGAGTGCTTCATTTGTCGGAGAGGATCCGTGAGCTGGAGAAGAGTGCGAAGCAACTTCGAACTGAGCAAGTTGAGTTGGATGGCATATTGAAGAGTCGTGATGAGGAGATTGCACGTTTGAAGGTAGATTTGCAGACTCAGCTTGATGTTGGGCGCCTATCGGGTGATCAGGCCAAGACTTTGGCGAAGCAGCTTGAGGCCATTTACTCTACGATTTTATTTTTGACGGAGAAGCTTGATTTTGTCGATACTGAGGGGGTAAGTCCAGGCTAG